One Bradyrhizobium zhanjiangense DNA segment encodes these proteins:
- the urtA gene encoding urea ABC transporter substrate-binding protein: MSDEANKGLLSPLRRKLLMGMAAVPVITMLPRASFAQAPATSAVNTTGLAVTDTEVTVGILHSATGTMAISETGSIEAEKLAIEQINAAGGVLGRKIKFIQEDGASDWPTFAEKAKKLLVNDKVAAIMGCWTSASRKAVLPVVEQYNGMLYYPTFYEGLEQSKNVIYTGQEATQQILAGLNWIAKEKGAKSFFFIGSDYIWPRTSNKIARKHVENVLKGKVVGEEYYALGSTQFNSVINKIKLTKPDVIFTDVVGGSNVAFYKQLKAAGIDLAKQPLLTISVTEDEIDGIGGENIAGAYACMKYFQSLDNPNNKAFVPAFKKAWGEKTVIGDVTQAAYLGPWLWKLTVEKAGSFDVDKIAAASPGVEFKGAPEGYVRIHENHHLWSKTRVGRAKLDGQFELIYETADLVEPDPFPKGYQ, translated from the coding sequence ATGTCAGACGAAGCAAACAAGGGGCTGTTATCGCCGCTCCGGCGTAAACTGTTGATGGGAATGGCGGCCGTGCCTGTTATCACGATGCTGCCACGGGCATCTTTTGCGCAGGCCCCGGCGACGTCGGCAGTCAACACCACAGGCCTCGCGGTCACGGACACCGAGGTGACGGTCGGCATCCTGCACTCGGCGACCGGCACCATGGCCATCTCCGAGACCGGCTCGATCGAAGCCGAGAAGCTCGCCATCGAGCAGATCAATGCCGCCGGCGGCGTGCTCGGGCGCAAGATCAAGTTCATCCAGGAGGACGGCGCCTCGGACTGGCCGACCTTCGCCGAAAAGGCCAAGAAGCTGCTCGTCAACGACAAGGTCGCGGCGATCATGGGCTGCTGGACCTCGGCCTCGCGCAAGGCGGTGCTGCCGGTCGTCGAGCAATACAACGGCATGCTCTATTATCCGACCTTCTACGAGGGCCTCGAGCAGTCCAAGAACGTCATCTACACCGGCCAGGAGGCGACCCAGCAGATTCTCGCCGGCCTGAACTGGATCGCCAAGGAGAAGGGCGCGAAGTCGTTCTTCTTCATCGGCTCCGACTACATCTGGCCGCGCACCTCGAACAAGATCGCGCGCAAGCATGTCGAGAACGTGCTGAAGGGCAAGGTGGTCGGCGAAGAGTACTATGCGCTCGGCAGCACCCAGTTCAACTCGGTCATAAACAAGATCAAGCTGACCAAGCCCGACGTGATCTTCACCGACGTCGTCGGCGGCTCGAACGTCGCCTTCTACAAGCAGCTCAAGGCCGCCGGCATCGATCTCGCCAAGCAGCCGCTGCTCACGATCTCGGTGACCGAGGACGAGATCGACGGCATCGGCGGCGAGAACATTGCTGGCGCCTATGCCTGCATGAAGTACTTCCAGTCGCTCGACAATCCGAACAACAAGGCGTTCGTGCCGGCGTTCAAGAAGGCGTGGGGTGAGAAGACCGTGATCGGAGACGTCACCCAGGCTGCCTATCTCGGCCCGTGGCTGTGGAAGTTGACGGTCGAGAAGGCCGGCTCCTTCGACGTCGACAAGATCGCGGCGGCCTCGCCGGGCGTCGAGTTCAAGGGCGCGCCGGAAGGCTACGTGCGGATCCACGAAAACCATCACCTCTGGTCGAAGACCCGGGTCGGACGCGCCAAGCTCGATGGCCAGTTCGAGCTGATCTACGAGACCGCCGATCTCGTCGAGCCGGATCCGTTCCCGAAGGGCTACCAGTAA
- the urtB gene encoding urea ABC transporter permease subunit UrtB yields the protein MFGDYSLGDLGSIFVMQGFAGLILFSVYVLMALGLAIIFGQMGVINMAHGEFMILGAYVTWMTSSFFQAYLPSLFSGYFFLAMILAFAASGALGMLVEWVLIRHLYKRPLDTLLATWGLSLMLQQAYRSVFGAREVGVELPQWMLGSLHVTDSIEVPINGVFVMCLTVLITIAVAYVLYMSRWGRQVRAVVQNRIMAGAVGINTERVDRYTFGLGCGIAGVAGSAFTMIGSTGPTSGQLYIVDTFLVVVFGGAASLLGTIASAFSISQTQSTLEFFMSGSMAKVLTLLAVVGILMLRPQGLFALKVRK from the coding sequence ATGTTCGGCGACTACTCGCTTGGTGACCTTGGCTCCATCTTCGTCATGCAGGGCTTTGCGGGACTGATCCTGTTCTCGGTCTACGTCCTGATGGCGTTGGGACTGGCGATCATCTTCGGCCAGATGGGCGTCATCAACATGGCCCATGGCGAGTTCATGATCTTGGGGGCTTACGTCACCTGGATGACCTCAAGCTTCTTCCAGGCCTATTTACCAAGCCTGTTCAGTGGCTACTTCTTCCTCGCGATGATCCTGGCTTTTGCCGCATCCGGCGCGCTGGGCATGCTGGTGGAATGGGTTCTGATCCGGCATCTCTACAAGCGTCCGCTCGACACATTGCTCGCGACCTGGGGCCTCAGCCTGATGCTGCAGCAGGCCTATCGCTCCGTGTTCGGTGCCCGCGAGGTCGGCGTCGAGCTACCGCAATGGATGCTCGGGTCGTTGCACGTGACTGACAGCATCGAGGTGCCGATCAACGGCGTCTTCGTGATGTGTCTCACCGTGCTGATCACCATCGCTGTGGCCTACGTTCTCTATATGTCGCGGTGGGGCCGCCAGGTCCGTGCCGTGGTGCAGAACCGCATCATGGCCGGCGCGGTTGGCATCAACACCGAGAGGGTCGACCGCTACACATTCGGGCTTGGTTGCGGCATTGCCGGTGTCGCTGGCAGCGCCTTCACAATGATCGGCTCGACCGGGCCGACGTCGGGCCAGCTCTACATCGTGGACACATTCCTCGTCGTCGTGTTCGGCGGCGCCGCCAGCCTGCTCGGCACCATCGCTTCGGCCTTCTCGATCTCGCAGACGCAATCGACGCTCGAATTCTTCATGTCGGGATCGATGGCCAAGGTGCTCACGCTGCTTGCTGTCGTCGGCATCCTGATGCTGCGACCGCAGGGTCTCTTCGCCCTCAAGGTCCGCAAGTAA